The Gemmatimonas phototrophica region TGGTGCGGGTCAGTGGTACCGAGCGCAGAATGGGGCGCACATCCAGCGGCAACGCGATGTCGGCGGTGTGCGACAGCAGTCGGCGTTCCCACGCCGCGTAAATCGCGCCGGCGCGCGAGGCGGCCGACAGTTCGTAGTTCCACGCCAGCAGGGTATCCCTGGCCGCTTTGGCTAGCGGCGACTTGAGCTCCACCGACTGCAATAGCGGAACCAGTGCGCGGGCCGCGAGCACCGTGGCATCGTGCTGGAGCGCTCCGGAACTCTGCACCGTAGCCGCACGCGTGCTGTCGAGTACTTCCTGCAGTCGATCGTGACGGAACGGTTCCGCCCAGGAGCGCGCCAGCGCATCAAACCGTGTGTACGACGGCGCCACATTGAAGGCGTTCGCGGTACCCACAAACCCACGCGAAGGATTGGTCTCACTCGGCAGCTGCGCGATGGGGAGAAAACCGTCCCACTCGTAGCGGCCATCACCCGGAACCGGCATCAAGCCATCCCAGTTCTTGCGCACCGGGGCAATGCCCGCCGTCTGCCAGCCAATGGTGCCGCTGGTATCGGCCCAGATCCAGTTGAGCGTGGGCATATGCGCATAGGTGAGCGCTGCCTTCGCCTCGCTCCATGTGCGCGCCTGATCGAGACGAAGGCTTGCCAGATACGGCGCGCCCCCCTTTTCCAGCCAGCCGGCGCGCAACGCCACCGCAACATGGCGCGCGCTGTCGACATACAGCACCGGACCATGCCGAGTGTACTGCAAGGCCACCGACTGCGTGGACGCGCCCTTCACGCGCACCGAGTCGCGCAGGGTGGTAAAGGGGACAAACGACTCGCCATACCGGTACGCACTGTTCGTGCTGTTGAGGGCGTACACATACAAATCTTCGGAATCGATGCCGAAGATGGTCAGCCCCCACGCGCCATGCTGATTGTGGCCAATGGCCACGCCGGGAATTCCCGGTTCACCACCGCCAATGACATCCCACCCCGGGGCCTTGAGGTGCACCATGTAGCGCAACGATGGTACCGTGATGCTGCGGTGGGGGTCGTTGGCGACAATAGGCCGACCGCTCGCGGTCTTGCTGCCGCTTATCACCCAGCTGTTGCTTTCCCACCGATCGGCTTCCCGACCGTCGGTGCTGTCCGTTGCGGCGGCCGACGGCTTGCGCCACGACGCCTGGAGTTCGTTCGCGCGAAAGGTTGGCGAATTCCGCGAGCCACTGTATGCCGCCAGCATGCGCGCGTCCGTGGCATCGCCCACCAGCTGGGCAACCAGGGAATCCAGCACCAGCTGCACATTCGCCGGCTGAAAGAGGCGACGACGCTGCACCGCTTCTGCACCTATGGCACGCACCGCGCGTGCCACGTTGCTTTCGTCACTGGCATTGCTGGCCAGGGCGTTATGCCGCGATACCACCACCGCTGGCGTCCACGCGCCCGGCGTGATCCTCAGCGCGGCCAGATCCGGTGGCAGGAGCGTGGGGTCTGTCTTCACCCGCTCCACCCACGCGTTCACTCCGTCCACAAACGCCTGGATAATGGCACCGCCGCGCGGATGATAATGCGCCAACTCGGCCGCCATATCGCCGCGGTATTGCATCAGTCGCGCGGCACGGTCACGCTCCACCCACCTCGCCCCCAGCGCTTCCGCCATCGTGCCGGTTGCCTGCCGACGCCACAGCTCCAGCTGAAAGAGCCGATCGCGGGCCGCGCTGTACCCTTGCGCGAAAAACAGGTCGTGCTCGTTCTGCGCCTCAATGTGCACGATGCCGGCACTGTCACGGGTGAGCGTGACCGGGGCCGTGAGCCCCGACACCAGCACCGCGCCGCGCGCGGCGGGCTGCGCGCCCACAGTGATGGAGGGCGCGTACAGCAACGCGGCACAGAGGAGGAGTGATCGCATGGCGGGTCTTATCCGAGAGGGGATGGCGCAAGTGCGGCGGCAAATTGTGCGACAATCTCACTGGCCGGACGGATGTCATGAATGGCGTCCACACTGCGTCCCGCTTGCCAGTAGTCTCCATTGGCGCCGTCCACACTCGAGCGCTTCAACTGGCGCAGAGACCGCAACGCGTACCAGGTGCGCATCCAGTGTTTTGTCTTGCGCCCCTTGAACAGCAGCCGGGCGACGGGACCAATACTGGTGCCCAGTCGCTGCACGTAGGGGGTGCGGAGCACCGAGACCGGCACGCCGGTGAGGCGTTCGGTGAGCACGACATCGCTGCTGGTGGCCTTCACGATGGCCTCCTTATAGCGCTGGTCCGAATTGCATTCGGTCGTGGCAATGAAGCGTGTGCCCAGCTGCACCCCCGCATACCCCATCTCGAGCAGCAGCCGGAATTGTGCGGGGGAGCCCACGCCACCCGCCGCGACTACGGGCAATCCGAGATCGGCCACTTCATCCAGCAACGCCCGGGCATCGCGCGAGCCCGTGTGCCCGCCCGCTTCGCGGTTCACCGCCACCAGCCCGTCCACACCGCCATCGCGTCCCTTCAGCGCCCACTTCTTCTCGGTGACGTCGTGGTACACCACGCCTCCCGCCGCGTGTACACGTTCGCACACCCATCGCGGGTTGCCGAGGGAGGTCAGAAAGAATCGCACGCCCTCTTCCAGTGCCGTCTCCACCCAGCGCACCATGCGATTGTGATACGTCTTGCTGGAGGCTTCGATGAGGGCGTTGAAGCCAATGGGTGCCCCACCGCTTAATGCGTTGATGCGGCGCAGGCCGTCACGCAGATCGAAGCCATGCACATACATGAGCGAAATGGGCTGCACGACTCCCAGGCCGCCGGCTTTGCTCACCGCCGCCACCAACTCGACGTTGCTGCACGGATACATGGGCCCGCAAATGAGGGGCACCGAAATGTGGGCGTGCCGGGTGAGCGGCGTGTCGGTCAACGATGGTGGGGGCGTCAGGCTCGTCATACGTCAGACCGGTGGAGGAGACAGGCGCCAATGCACCGTGGCCTGTGCCACGATATCGCCCTGTGCATCGGTAATGGTGGCCTGCACATCGTGCGTCAGGTGATCCGATACCGCAGCCGGCACGTCGGCGTGCGTTTCGCACACCAGCCGACCGCGTGCCTTCTTGAGATACGCAATAGACAGCCCCGTCACGATACCGCGGGCGCCCGGCGGAAGCGCCGTCATGAGCGCCACGCCGCTGGTCATTTCGGCCAGATTCACCAGCGCGACAGCGTGAATCGATGCAAGGTGGTTACGGACTGCCCGCCGATCCGCCAGTTCCACCCGGGCATATCCGGGGCGGACGTCGGTATACACTCCTCGCACCGAACCGGTATACGGTGCAGTCTGCCCTACCGCCCAGCTGAAGATCCGCTTGCCGAAGGGCAGAGGGGCAAGGCGTTTCCAGTTGGCAAGCAACTGGCGACCAGGGGAAGGATTAGCGCGAGACACGGCGGCGGGAGGGGAGAAACCCGGAAACAGTCGGGGGACTACAGGAGAGGCTACCCGCCGGGACCCAAACTCGCCACCTTCCCATTGGCCCCGGGGAGCCTCGGCCGACGCGCGCCGTGGCGGCCCCGGCGGAACCGGCAGGGGTACTTCCCCGGTTTACCTCCGGGCGGCGGGCCCGTTCCCGCGCTGTCTCCCTCGACTTCTCTCCGGGTAAGCAATGGTTCCGGCACGTCCGTTCGGTGGTCCTCACAGTCACTCGGTGCCAGCTGTGCACCGCGTCTCCATCGCCCCATGACTATGGTGGACGTGGCCCGCGGCGTGGGTATCGTGCTCCTGGCCATTCAGGTGTGGCTGCTGCTGGTCCTGCTCGTTCGGCTCATGCCGGGCTATTCGCGTCGGCCGCCCATTGCCCCCCGTACCACGCCGCGGACGGATACCACCGTCACCGTTATGGTGACCACGCTGAATGAAGTGAACCGCGTGGCGCCGTGTCTGGAGGGGCTCATGCAGCAGCAGGCTCCGTTACTGGAGGTGCTGGTGGTGGACAGCCGGTCTACTGATGGGACACGGGAACTGGTGCAGGCATTTGCCGACCGTGACCCGCGCATCCGGCTGGTGACCGATGAACCGCTCCCGCCAGGGTGGGTGGGGAAGGTGTGGGCGCTGGAGAACGGCCTGCGAGAAGCCAAAGGCGACTGGGTGCTGGGCATCGATGCCGACACCGTGCCGGCGCCGGGACTCGTGGGCGCCGTGGTCGACGCCGTAGAGCAGGATCGCTACGATGTGGCCAGCTTCTCTCCGCAATTCCGCGATCAAACGGCCGCCGAACGTTTCGTGCAGCCAGCCATGTTGTGTACGCTTGTGTATCGCTGTGGGGCGGCCGGGGCCACGCAGCCGCCACCAGACCGGGTGCTGGCCAACGGTCAGTGCTTCATTGCGCGACGAGACTTGCTGCTCAAGCATGGCGGCTATTCGTGCGCCAAAACGTCTTGGTGCGACGACGTCACACTGGCGCGGCACTTGGCGGCCAACGGCGCCCGCGTGGGCTTTCTCGATGGCTCCAACATCATTCAAGTGCGCTCGTACGCGTCGCTCGGCGAAATGTGGCGCGAGTGGGGACGCAGCTTCGACTTGAAGGACGCCACTCCCATGTGGCGTCGCTGGCTCGATGTGGCACTGGTATGGGCGGTGCAGGGCTTGCCGCTGCCGATTTTACTGGTATTGGGGGCCCTCATCGCCACTGGTGTGGTCAATCCCATGACGTCGCCCAACGCTATGCTCTGGCAGGCGTTACTCCTTGTGAACGGATCCGCGTTGTTTATCCGCCTGTTCATGCTGGTCGCGCTGAGCGGCTCGTATGCCGAACGCGGTCTGAGTTTCTGGCTGTCGTGGCTTTCCGATCTGGCCGCGGCTTGGCGGTTGACGCTCAGTACCGCGAAACGCCCGAAGGCTTGGCGTGGCCGGTCGTTTGAACGTCTTGCCGCGTCGTGACGACATCGCTCGTTGAACGTGACGATCGCGTAATGCGGTGTGGACCCGTCAAGCGAGAACTCTCAACGACCGACACTCTTTCTCTATGAGACTCACGAGATTCACCGACAACGCGTTGCGCTGCCTGATCGTGCTCGGCCTGGAGCCCGAACAGTGCATTACGGTGCAGACCGTTGCCGAGCGCATGAACATGTCGTACGAGCACTTGGTCAAAATCGTGCAACGGCTGGCCGAACTCGGCTACGTCGAAACCGTACGCGGGCGAAATGGTGGTGTCCGTCTGCTTCGACCGGCGCACGAGATCTTTATCGGGAAGCTGGTCAGGGAAACCGAAGAGAACCTTACGCTGGTGGAATGCTTCGATCCGATCAGCAACACCTGCCCCATCGCGCCGGTCTGTGCGCTGTCGGGGGTTCTTGACCAGGCCCTGCAGGCCTTTCTGGCTGTCCTCGAAGACAAGACCTTGGCTGATGCACTTGGACCGCGGGAACAGCTCGTGCCGCTGTTGCGCCAAAACGCGGAAAATCGGAAGGCACAGCAACCTGTCGCTTAGCGGCGTCCAGCCGTTGCACTGAAGGCAAATCCACGGCCGTACGCTCAGGCCGGCGCCGGAAGGGCCGCAAGCACCTGTTGCATGAAGGCAGGCAGGTCCTTCGGCACGCGTGCCGACACAATACGGCCGTCGGTCACCGCCGGGGCATCCACCCAAATGGCGCCGGCATTTTCCAGATCGTCCTTGATGCCCAATGAGCCGGTCATGCGATGGCCTCGCACGATCCCCGCCGAGATGAGGATCCAGGGGCCATGGCAGATACTGGCCACCAGGCCGCCCTGCGCATAGACGCTCCTGACCAGCGACAGCACGTCCGGATCCCGACGCAATTTGTCGGGCGCCCATCCTCCCGGTGCAACAATACCGGCCAGAACGGTCGCATCGAGGTCGCGCACATGCCCGTCGACCGGGCAGGGGTACCCGTGCTTCCCGGTGTACGACGGCGCCCCGGTACCGAGGAGGGGCGACTGAAAGCCCGCTTCCTCGAGCCGCAACTTGGGATACCACACTTCCAGGTCTTCGTATTCCGGACCCACGAGAACCGGAACGATCTGTTTTGAGTTCATAATCGGGAACGGAATGAGTTCAGAAGGCGGCTGACAAGGGGAGTGCGCTGAACGGTATTTGTTCGGGGGGTGGTGCTTGTGTGCGGTGATGCGGTTGGAAACGTGCAGGGAGTGCGCGAAAGTCCGTGCGTTCCTGCTGTTTCGGTTGGGAAACTGTCCTTCCTGTATTACGATTCGTGCTAAATATGCACGGAAACGGTAACGCTCGGCGTCTCGGGCGTCCCACATTCACCGGTATCCCATGAAGCTCATTGTTGCCGTGATCCGGCCGGAAAAACTGGCGGATGTCAAACGTGCCCTGTTTCAGGTGGGCGTCACCGGCATGACGCTCTCGCGTGTCAGTGGACACGGCGGTGAGCGTGATGTGGTGCAGCAGTATCGCGGCGAGTCCGTGGTGTTGGAGTTTCACGAAAAAGTCCGCATCGAAATGGCCTGCTCCGAGGAGTATGTGGAGCGCACGATCCAGGCCATCTGCGACGGCGCCCGCACCGGCGACGTGGGCGATGGAAAGATCTTCGTGCTGCCGCTCGACCATACCGTCCGCATCCGGACCGGCGAGCGGGACAACAATGCCCTGACGGCGGTCAACGCCGATGAGGTTATGCGCCAGACGCAACTCGAAATGCGTGTGCCCACACGGGGAGACTACTGATGCCCTTTGGGAGCTTGTCGGCACTGCCGCTGCTGGCGTCAGTGCAGGAACCGGTCGCGTCCACCGTATCGGCCGGTGATACCGCCTGGGTCCTCATAAGCACCGCGCTGGTCCTGCTTATGGTGCCCGGCCTCGCGTTCTTTTACGGCGGACTGGTTCGCACCAAGAGTGCGCTCAACACGATGCTCATGAGCCTGGGGGCGCTGGGAGTCGTGACGGTACAGTGGGTCCTCTTTGGCTACAGTTTGGCCTTCGGGCCGGGAACGTCGTGGATTGGCGGCTTCGAATGGATTGGGTTCATGGGCGTAACCGGGGCCCCCAATCCCACCTATTCGCCGCTGCTGCCACACCTCTTGTTCGCGGCGTTTCAGGCCATGTTTGCCGGTATCACGGTGGCGCTTTTTTCGGGAGCCATCATCGATCGCATGCGCTTCGTGGCCTATTTGACGTTCGGCGTGCTGTGGACCACGATCATTTATGACCCGCTCGCTCATTGGGTGTGGGGCGACGGCGGTTGGCTGCGTCAGCTCGGCGCGCTCGACTTCGCCGGCGGCACCGTGGTGCATATCTCCGCCGGTACCACGGCCGTCGTGCTCGCGCTGTTCCTCGGCCCCCGTCGGGACTTCAAGCGCATTCCCAATGTGCCCCATAACGTGCCGTTCGCGCTCCTCGGCGCGGGATTGCTGTGGTTCGGCTGGTTCGGTTTCAACGCCGGATCGGCGCTGGCAGCTGACGGCATTGCGGCCAATGCGCTGGTCACCACGCATTCCGCGGCCGCGGCCGGCATGATTACGTGGCTGGTGCTGGAATTGGTGAAAGGAAAGCGCGCCACCGCCGTGGGCGCCGCAACCGGTGCCGTGGTGGGACTGGTCGCCATTACCCCCGCCGCTGGCTTTGTCACGCCGCTTTCTGCGCTCGCCATGGGCGCACTCGCCGCGCCGTTCTCGTTCTTCGCGCTGCATTACCGCCCCAAGACGCGGCTCGATGACACGCTGGACGTCTTCGCCTGCCACGGCGTAGCGGGCATCATGGGCGCCGTCCTCACCGGGGTCTTCGCCAGTAAAACGGTGAATCCCCTTGGCGCCGACGGCCTGCTGCATGGCAATGCGTCGCTGATCGGGGTGCAGGTGCTCGCCGTTGTGGCCACCATCGCGTTCGCCGCCATTGCCAGCACCGGCATCCTGTTCGCCATGCAGGCGGTGATGCCGCTGCGCGTGACGGTCGATGTGGAAGTGCAGGGCATCGATATCTCCGAGCACGGCGAAGAAGCCTACCACGGTGGCGATCTTTCCGATCTCACCGGGCGCAAAACCGCCCTCGGCGATGCCGTGGTGCTCTCGGCCTCGGAGCTTTCTGGTATGCCGCGCGTGGCGTAGGTCGCAGCAACCGAATGCTGGTGATGCGCAAAGTGGCCTGCCTCACGTGAGAGGTGGGCCACTTTGTTTCATGCCGCACGGTCGTTCGGTACCGATATTGACGGCATAGTCGTCCGCGAGGCCGGCCGAAAACAGAAGCCCGCTCCAACGAGGAGCGGGCCATCGATGGTGCTAGCGTAGGGCGGCGAGTCTTAGGACTCGAAGCCGCCCTGCTTCTGCTTGAGCCACGTGAGCGGAATGACAAACAGCGGCGACAGGAACAGGCCGAGCAGGATGTTGATCCAGGTGAGCGCCATGTAGTAGGCGGTCATCCCGAACGAAGCCCAGATAGTGCCGAGGGTGCCGTGCGATTCCACTGTGGTTCTCCGGAAACGAATGATGGCGACGCAGAGCGCCGGAACACGAAAAGAGTAGTCGAGACCCGGCCCCGATGGTAGGGGTTTGGCGCCGCCAGTTGACGCCATGGGGCCACGAGGCTTTTGTGCAAAATGGATCGGCTGCCCCCGGAGTTCCCCACCGACGACATCGCCCCCGGCGACCTGCTGCGCGCCGTACTGGACGTGGCGCTGCAGGGGGTGGATGGCCCGCTCGTGCTGGCCGTCTCCGGCGGACGGGACTCCATGGCCTTGCTGCACGCCATGGCACGCTGGGCGCCCGGGCGCATCGCGGCGGTCGCCACCTTCGATCATGCCACTGGCAGCTACGCCACCGAGGCCGCCAGTCTGGTGGCGGCCCAGGCCCGCCGGCTGGGACTGACCGTGGTGCGGGAACGGGCCCGCGCCACCGGGCGCAGCGAGGCTGCCTGGCGAGACGCCCGTTGGAGCTTCTTGCGCCGGGTGGCTCGCGGCTTCAAGGCCCGGGTGGTTACCGCCCACACGCGTGACGACCAGCTGGAAACCATTGTCATGCGCGCGCTGCGCTCGAGCGGGGCCCGGGGGCTGGCGGCGCTGGCCGCCCCCACCTCGGTGCTGCGTCCCTGGTTGGGCGTGTCGCGGGCCGAACTGGCGCGGTGGGTGGAGAGCGAGGGGCTTTCCTATCTCGAAGACCCCATGAATGCCTCCCGCGACTTCCTGCGCGGGCGGGTCCGGCACGAACTGCTGCCGGCCATTGCCCAGGCCGCGCCGGCATTTGCCGAGGCCATGCTGGCCATCGGGGAGCGAGCGGCCCAGTGGCGGCGGGACGTTGAACGCCATTTGGACAGCTGCGGCGTGTCCCTGAACGCCGATGGCACCCGACTCACCGTCCCCACGCGGGTGCTGGAACAGACGACCGCCGAAGGACAGGCGGTCTTGTGGCCGGCGCTCTGTGCCCGGGTGGGCGTCACGCTCAACGCCAACGGAACCCGGGAAGCGGTCCGGTTTACCATGTCGCGGCGAAGTGGTGCCCATATCAGTCTGGCTGGTGGGGCCACCATCGCTCGGCGCCGCGACGCACGTGGTGAACTGTTCGAGGTGCGTCGGGATGCGCCGCACCACGCGACCTGGACGGTGTACGACGGATCGTCCGATGCGCTGCCACCCCGGTTCGGGCGGTGGCGTTTTCGACGTCTCGGCGTGGAGCCTCTGGCCAAGGATGCCTGGTGCATCGGGTTGCCCGCGGCCACACCGGTCGTCGTCCGGCCATGGAAGGAGGGCGATCGCATCAGAACGGCGGGGGCACCAGCAGGGAGGCGCGTGACTCGGTATTTTACGGAGTCCCGGGTTCCCGTCCTGGATCGCCCCTTCTGGCCGGTGCTGCTGGTGGAGGGGGAGCCCCTGTGGATCCCAGGAGTTTGCCGCGGTCTTGCGGCGCCGTCCCGGCCCGGAAGGCCGGAACTGATTTGGTACCGGTGTGAGCGCGAGTTTGACTGAGAGTTCCAGCCCTTCTGTTGATCCCCGTCTGGACGGCCGAGCCGTCAAGCGCATCGTCTACGACGCTGCCGCCATTGAGCAGCGCGTGCAGGAACTGGGGGCGGACATCACGGCGGCCTACCCCGATGGGGACTTGCTGGTGCTTGGGCTGCTCAAGGGCAGCTTTATCTTTCTGAGTGATCTCGTGCGTCACGTGGCACGGCCGCTGCAGGTGGATTTTCTGGTCGCCTCGTCCTACGGCGATGCCATGGAATCCAGCGGCGTGGTACGTTTGCTCTACGATCCGGAAACGGAATTGGAAGGCAAACACATTCTACTTGTTGAAGACATCGTGGATTCCGGCCGCACGCTCAACCGTCTCATCGAGCTGCTTGGTGAACGGAAGCCGCGCTCGCTGGAGATCTGCACGTTGTTGCACAAGCACATTGCGACTGAGCTCCATCACCCCACGCGGTTCATCGGGTTCGATGCCCCGCACGAATTTCTGGTCGGGTACGGGTTGGATCATGCCGAGAACTTTCGGCACCTGCCGTACGTGGCCAGTCTGCAGTAAGGCGGTTATCCCATGGCACCAAACATGACGCCCTCGCCGAAGAAGCCCACCAACTGGGGCAGAATCTCCAAAACGGTCTCGTTCTGGATTCTGGTTCTCCTCATTCCGGTGGCGTTCCTGTCATACGGCAATGGCCGCGAAGCGGCCGCGCCGGAGATCGGCTATTCCGACTACCGCCAACAGCTGGCCGCCGGCAACATCAAGACGGCCACGTTCACGGACAATGTCCTCAGCGGGCAGTTCAACCAGGAAGTCCGCATTTCCAACCGGCCGGCCAAGAAGTTTACAGTGCGGCTGGTGAACGGCATTGCCCCCAAGGAGCAGGAAGATCTGTACAAGGCCGGCGTCAAGACGGCGGCGGCCGAGCCGCGCGCCAACTTCGGCAGCCTGCTCATCACGATGCTGCCGTACCTGCTGCTCATCGGCTTCTGGATCTTCCTCTTCCGCCAGATGCAGGCCGGTGGCAACAAGGCGTTCTCCTTTGGCAAGTCCAAAGCCAAGCTGCTCAGCGGCGACACCCCCAAGGTGACGTTCGCCGATGTGGCGGGCGCCGATGAAGCCAAGGTCGAACTTCAGGAAATCATCGAATTCCTCAAGGACCCGCAGAAGTTCACCAAGCTGGGTGGCCGTCTGCCCAAGGGTGCGCTGTTGGTAGGGCCGCCGGGTACCGGCAAAACGCTGCTCGCCAAGGCCGTGGCCGGTGAAGCGGGCCGTCCCTTCTTCAGCATGTCGGGCTCCGATTTCGTCGAAATGTTCGTCGGGGTGGGCGCCTCGCGTGTCCGCGACCTGTTCGAACAGGGCAAGGCGCACGCGCCCTGCATCATCTTCATCGACGAAATCGACGCCGTTGGTCGCCATCGTGGCGCCGGTCTTGGCGGTGGTCATGACGAGCGCGAGCAGACGCTCAATCAGTTGCTCGTCGAGATGGACGGCTTCGAGTCCAACGACGGCG contains the following coding sequences:
- a CDS encoding glycosyltransferase; amino-acid sequence: MTMVDVARGVGIVLLAIQVWLLLVLLVRLMPGYSRRPPIAPRTTPRTDTTVTVMVTTLNEVNRVAPCLEGLMQQQAPLLEVLVVDSRSTDGTRELVQAFADRDPRIRLVTDEPLPPGWVGKVWALENGLREAKGDWVLGIDADTVPAPGLVGAVVDAVEQDRYDVASFSPQFRDQTAAERFVQPAMLCTLVYRCGAAGATQPPPDRVLANGQCFIARRDLLLKHGGYSCAKTSWCDDVTLARHLAANGARVGFLDGSNIIQVRSYASLGEMWREWGRSFDLKDATPMWRRWLDVALVWAVQGLPLPILLVLGALIATGVVNPMTSPNAMLWQALLLVNGSALFIRLFMLVALSGSYAERGLSFWLSWLSDLAAAWRLTLSTAKRPKAWRGRSFERLAAS
- the hpt gene encoding hypoxanthine phosphoribosyltransferase, which encodes MTESSSPSVDPRLDGRAVKRIVYDAAAIEQRVQELGADITAAYPDGDLLVLGLLKGSFIFLSDLVRHVARPLQVDFLVASSYGDAMESSGVVRLLYDPETELEGKHILLVEDIVDSGRTLNRLIELLGERKPRSLEICTLLHKHIATELHHPTRFIGFDAPHEFLVGYGLDHAENFRHLPYVASLQ
- a CDS encoding type 1 glutamine amidotransferase domain-containing protein, which gives rise to MNSKQIVPVLVGPEYEDLEVWYPKLRLEEAGFQSPLLGTGAPSYTGKHGYPCPVDGHVRDLDATVLAGIVAPGGWAPDKLRRDPDVLSLVRSVYAQGGLVASICHGPWILISAGIVRGHRMTGSLGIKDDLENAGAIWVDAPAVTDGRIVSARVPKDLPAFMQQVLAALPAPA
- a CDS encoding penicillin acylase family protein, whose product is MRSLLLCAALLYAPSITVGAQPAARGAVLVSGLTAPVTLTRDSAGIVHIEAQNEHDLFFAQGYSAARDRLFQLELWRRQATGTMAEALGARWVERDRAARLMQYRGDMAAELAHYHPRGGAIIQAFVDGVNAWVERVKTDPTLLPPDLAALRITPGAWTPAVVVSRHNALASNASDESNVARAVRAIGAEAVQRRRLFQPANVQLVLDSLVAQLVGDATDARMLAAYSGSRNSPTFRANELQASWRKPSAAATDSTDGREADRWESNSWVISGSKTASGRPIVANDPHRSITVPSLRYMVHLKAPGWDVIGGGEPGIPGVAIGHNQHGAWGLTIFGIDSEDLYVYALNSTNSAYRYGESFVPFTTLRDSVRVKGASTQSVALQYTRHGPVLYVDSARHVAVALRAGWLEKGGAPYLASLRLDQARTWSEAKAALTYAHMPTLNWIWADTSGTIGWQTAGIAPVRKNWDGLMPVPGDGRYEWDGFLPIAQLPSETNPSRGFVGTANAFNVAPSYTRFDALARSWAEPFRHDRLQEVLDSTRAATVQSSGALQHDATVLAARALVPLLQSVELKSPLAKAARDTLLAWNYELSAASRAGAIYAAWERRLLSHTADIALPLDVRPILRSVPLTRTIQWLTAPDSLLGDRPVDARNFILFRAFNEAVSDLRRRFGDTISTWHYGDARLHHARIAHPLDALVNDSLKRVLSPGPVPRGGNGNTLLASGNTDNQTHGASLRVVMDLANWDSAIATNTPGQSGDPRSPFYTNLFSLWAANTFVPMPYSPAAVKARTADVVVLSPK
- a CDS encoding RrF2 family transcriptional regulator, which produces MRLTRFTDNALRCLIVLGLEPEQCITVQTVAERMNMSYEHLVKIVQRLAELGYVETVRGRNGGVRLLRPAHEIFIGKLVRETEENLTLVECFDPISNTCPIAPVCALSGVLDQALQAFLAVLEDKTLADALGPREQLVPLLRQNAENRKAQQPVA
- a CDS encoding ammonium transporter, which gives rise to MPFGSLSALPLLASVQEPVASTVSAGDTAWVLISTALVLLMVPGLAFFYGGLVRTKSALNTMLMSLGALGVVTVQWVLFGYSLAFGPGTSWIGGFEWIGFMGVTGAPNPTYSPLLPHLLFAAFQAMFAGITVALFSGAIIDRMRFVAYLTFGVLWTTIIYDPLAHWVWGDGGWLRQLGALDFAGGTVVHISAGTTAVVLALFLGPRRDFKRIPNVPHNVPFALLGAGLLWFGWFGFNAGSALAADGIAANALVTTHSAAAAGMITWLVLELVKGKRATAVGAATGAVVGLVAITPAAGFVTPLSALAMGALAAPFSFFALHYRPKTRLDDTLDVFACHGVAGIMGAVLTGVFASKTVNPLGADGLLHGNASLIGVQVLAVVATIAFAAIASTGILFAMQAVMPLRVTVDVEVQGIDISEHGEEAYHGGDLSDLTGRKTALGDAVVLSASELSGMPRVA
- a CDS encoding NAD(P)H-dependent flavin oxidoreductase, with the protein product MTSLTPPPSLTDTPLTRHAHISVPLICGPMYPCSNVELVAAVSKAGGLGVVQPISLMYVHGFDLRDGLRRINALSGGAPIGFNALIEASSKTYHNRMVRWVETALEEGVRFFLTSLGNPRWVCERVHAAGGVVYHDVTEKKWALKGRDGGVDGLVAVNREAGGHTGSRDARALLDEVADLGLPVVAAGGVGSPAQFRLLLEMGYAGVQLGTRFIATTECNSDQRYKEAIVKATSSDVVLTERLTGVPVSVLRTPYVQRLGTSIGPVARLLFKGRKTKHWMRTWYALRSLRQLKRSSVDGANGDYWQAGRSVDAIHDIRPASEIVAQFAAALAPSPLG
- a CDS encoding hotdog fold domain-containing protein, with amino-acid sequence MSRANPSPGRQLLANWKRLAPLPFGKRIFSWAVGQTAPYTGSVRGVYTDVRPGYARVELADRRAVRNHLASIHAVALVNLAEMTSGVALMTALPPGARGIVTGLSIAYLKKARGRLVCETHADVPAAVSDHLTHDVQATITDAQGDIVAQATVHWRLSPPPV
- the tilS gene encoding tRNA lysidine(34) synthetase TilS, whose amino-acid sequence is MDRLPPEFPTDDIAPGDLLRAVLDVALQGVDGPLVLAVSGGRDSMALLHAMARWAPGRIAAVATFDHATGSYATEAASLVAAQARRLGLTVVRERARATGRSEAAWRDARWSFLRRVARGFKARVVTAHTRDDQLETIVMRALRSSGARGLAALAAPTSVLRPWLGVSRAELARWVESEGLSYLEDPMNASRDFLRGRVRHELLPAIAQAAPAFAEAMLAIGERAAQWRRDVERHLDSCGVSLNADGTRLTVPTRVLEQTTAEGQAVLWPALCARVGVTLNANGTREAVRFTMSRRSGAHISLAGGATIARRRDARGELFEVRRDAPHHATWTVYDGSSDALPPRFGRWRFRRLGVEPLAKDAWCIGLPAATPVVVRPWKEGDRIRTAGAPAGRRVTRYFTESRVPVLDRPFWPVLLVEGEPLWIPGVCRGLAAPSRPGRPELIWYRCEREFD
- a CDS encoding P-II family nitrogen regulator, which produces MKLIVAVIRPEKLADVKRALFQVGVTGMTLSRVSGHGGERDVVQQYRGESVVLEFHEKVRIEMACSEEYVERTIQAICDGARTGDVGDGKIFVLPLDHTVRIRTGERDNNALTAVNADEVMRQTQLEMRVPTRGDY